In a genomic window of Vigna angularis cultivar LongXiaoDou No.4 chromosome 6, ASM1680809v1, whole genome shotgun sequence:
- the LOC108343497 gene encoding probable transcription factor At3g04930 → MASQQHDAVFREEDMDDDDDESQEDEEFEEEDDVLAADDEENEPSPSTALAVTVAVPGSAISNGGGAPLSTPTATTIVIGDSSDPKRRRLEPIEEKKPPPPLDDSRRLFQRLWTDEDEIELLQGFLDYTSQRGSSHHNDTALFYDQIKSKLQLDFNKNQLVEKIRRLKKKYRNVLNKIGSGKEFSFKSAHDQATFEISRKIWSSVAPIGENSLDDDEINPCPNPNPIIPHPNLNFSPVILKNETTSRNSAEKKTPKRPRPRSAVKVEPIDGSASNRDLNCTSNATTTATPTATATNTTPTTTNNNYNSGYSNNIPSLIEETVRSCLSPVVRELVGAMGGGAFGGRGVSLNLNPTPFMNLSYGGGELVDEKWRKQQILELEVYSKRLELVQDQIKAAMEELRSGGGGV, encoded by the coding sequence ATGGCATCTCAACAACACGATGCCGTTTTCCGCGAAGAAGACATggacgacgacgacgacgagTCCCAGGAGGACGAAGAGTTCGAAGAAGAGGACGACGTTTTGGCCGCAGATGATGAAGAAAACGAGCCCTCTCCCTCTACCGCTCTCGCCGTCACCGTCGCCGTCCCCGGTTCCGCCATCTCAAACGGCGGAGGCGCTCCACTATCCACGCCCACCGCCACCACCATCGTCATCGGTGACTCCTCCGATCCGAAGCGGCGGCGCCTGGAGCCAATCGAGGAAAAGAAGCCTCCGCCTCCGCTAGACGACTCGCGGCGGCTGTTCCAGCGGCTGTGGACCGACGAGGACGAGATCGAGCTCCTTCAAGGGTTCCTGGACTACACCTCTCAGAGAGGATCCTCTCACCACAACGACACCGCTTTGTTCTACGACCAAATCAAGTCGAAACTGCAACTCGATTTCAACAAGAACCAGCTGGTGGAGAAGATCCGAAGGCTGAAGAAGAAGTACCGAAACGTCCTCAATAAGATTGGCTCCGGCAAGGAATTCTCCTTCAAGAGCGCACACGATCAAGCCACCTTCGAAATCTCCCGCAAGATCTGGAGCAGCGTGGCTCCAATCGGCGAAAATTCCTTGGACGACGACGAAATCAACCCTTGCCCCAACCCTAACCCTATCATCCCCCACCCTAACCTTAATTTTAGCCCCGTAATTCTCAAGAACGAAACGACTTCCAGGAATTCCGCGGAGAAGAAAACACCGAAACGCCCCCGGCCTCGATCGGCGGTGAAAGTCGAGCCAATCGATGGATCCGCGTCGAACAGAGATCTTAATTGTACTAGCAATGCTACAACTACGGCTACTCCTACTGCTACCGCTACCAACACTACCCCTACTACTACTAATAACAATTATAACAGTGGTTATAGCAATAACATACCGAGTTTGATTGAGGAGACGGTGAGGAGTTGTCTGTCGCCGGTGGTGAGAGAGTTGGTAGGAGCGATGGGAGGGGGAGCGTTTGGTGGGAGAGGAGTTTCCTTGAATTTAAACCCCACGCCTTTTATGAATTTGAGTTATGGTGGTGGAGAATTGGTGGATGAAAAATGGAGGAAGCAACAGATATTGGAGTTGGAAGTGTATTCGAAGCGGTTGGAGCTGGTGCAGGATCAGATCAAGGCTGCGATGGAGGAGTTGCGGTCCGGTGGAGGAGGAGTTTGA